One window from the genome of Natrialba magadii ATCC 43099 encodes:
- a CDS encoding HAD family hydrolase: protein MDDVTDVTGQTDKLIADGERADAVLFDMDGVIVNSEDYWVEFEREEILPAAVPDEDVDVAEVTGMNYREIYDYLDDEYGTAISREAYIDRFTEAAEELYTERVDLLDGLHDLLAELDERGIETAIVSSSPHEWIGWVTDRFDLEDSFDEIVSADDIEAASKPEPDVFEYAADEIGVPPEACVVVEDSANGIEAAARAETVVIAYRIDAHGDIDRSPADVVVDSPDEMRETILELTE, encoded by the coding sequence GATGTGACGGGACAGACCGACAAGCTGATCGCGGACGGCGAGCGCGCCGATGCGGTGCTGTTCGATATGGACGGCGTCATCGTCAACAGCGAGGACTACTGGGTCGAGTTCGAGCGCGAGGAAATCCTCCCCGCCGCGGTCCCGGACGAGGACGTCGACGTCGCCGAGGTCACCGGGATGAACTACCGCGAGATCTACGACTATCTCGACGACGAGTACGGTACGGCAATCTCGCGCGAGGCGTACATCGACCGGTTCACTGAGGCAGCCGAGGAACTCTACACGGAGCGGGTCGATCTTCTGGACGGCCTGCACGACCTGCTCGCTGAACTCGATGAGCGAGGTATCGAGACGGCGATCGTCTCTTCCTCTCCTCACGAGTGGATCGGCTGGGTCACCGATCGATTCGATCTCGAGGACTCGTTCGACGAAATCGTGAGCGCCGACGATATCGAGGCGGCGAGCAAACCGGAGCCCGACGTGTTCGAGTACGCCGCGGACGAGATCGGCGTCCCGCCGGAGGCGTGTGTCGTCGTCGAGGACTCGGCGAACGGCATCGAGGCGGCCGCCCGTGCCGAGACGGTCGTCATCGCCTACAGGATCGACGCCCACGGCGATATCGATCGCTCGCCTGCGGATGTCGTGGTTGATTCACCCGACGAAATGCGGGAGACGATCCTGGAACTGACCGAGTGA